Sequence from the Clostridium butyricum genome:
TCATTTGCTACAACTGCAAATCCTTGGCCATGCTCTCCAGCTCGTGCAGCTTCTATTGCTGCATTAAGAGATAGAAGGTTTGTCTGCTCTGATATTGACATAATGCTATCTGACATAGTTGAAATATTTTTAACTACTGATACTTTCTTTAAGGCTTCTTCCAGCTCCCCCTTACATTTAGAATAAATCTCATCTAAGGTATTCATTGAACTTATTGCATCCTTATGAAGATTATTAGATTGACTCTTTATTTTATCCGAAAGATCCATTACTTTTGAAGATATATTAACAGATACTGTTACACTATTATCCACTTTTTGTACTAAATCATTAACTTTATTCACAGATTCAAAACAACCATCCATACTTGCAGATATCTCTTCAACAGCTGCTACTGACTGATCCAATTCTGACGATATGTCTGTTATCATATTATCTATTTCTAAACTACTTGATGATATATCATAACTACTTGTTTTCACTTCTGTAACAGTTTCATTTAAAGCATCTACACTTGAATTTAAAGAATAAATCGCTTTTTTAAATTCACTATTTCTAATATTTGAATTATCTTTATATGACAAATTGTAATTTGATAATTCTTCTGAATATTTTATTATTCTTTTCAATTCTTTATTTATATTTTTTCTTATGATTAATGAAATAAGAATACTAATAATTATTGCAATTATGGCTAATATAGTTTGAATTATAGATATCTTATTTATATTATGTAATACTTCTTTTGATGGTGCTACAACTCCAAGGACCCATGGTGTACCTTCTGGATTCTTATAAGAAATGTATACTTCTTCTCCATCTAAATTCATATCAGTTATATTACTCTTACCTAAACCAGCCTCTAAAATAAAGTTTTCTATTTCACTTTTATCAGCATTTTCTTCTCCTAAGTCTGCTATATTCTTATAATTAAATACTAGATCCATATTCTTATGAGCTGCAATTAATCCATGCTGAGTCATCAAAAATGCATATCCATTTTCACCTATTTGAATATTCTGCACAATTGAATTAACCCTTGCTAAATCTAAAGTTCCACACATATATCCCAATATATCCTGACTGTCATTCATTATTGGTACTATTATTGTCGCTACCGATCTATTATTATCAATATCGGCCCATGGAGTGTCCATTATGAATTTCTTATTTTCTTTTATCTGTTCAAAATACGAATCATTAGAATAATCCTTTATTTCATCATTTGTATAATATGCTTGTCCGTTATTATCAAATATGTATATAGCTTCAAATCCCCAAGTTGAACATTGCTGTATTACAACTTCCTTCCAAACATTGTAATCCATACTTTTAACTTCTGGCAATGAAGCAACATACTCCAAATTTTTCATGCTAATTTCAAATTCACGACTTATAGCTCTAGCACTATCATTAGTTCTGTCTGTTAGCGTTTCATATGTTGTTTTAATAATATCTTCTTTAGTTCTACTGAACGATACATATGAGATCAGTGTACAAATTATCACTACTAAAAGAATAATTTGTAACATTATCTTATTACTCATACTAGAAAAAAAATTTTTACTCTTCATTTTTATCCCCCTCATAATAAATCATATCTTTTGTTTATTAATGTTATTACTTTTTTAAAATTATAGTTCAAA
This genomic interval carries:
- a CDS encoding methyl-accepting chemotaxis protein: MKSKNFFSSMSNKIMLQIILLVVIICTLISYVSFSRTKEDIIKTTYETLTDRTNDSARAISREFEISMKNLEYVASLPEVKSMDYNVWKEVVIQQCSTWGFEAIYIFDNNGQAYYTNDEIKDYSNDSYFEQIKENKKFIMDTPWADIDNNRSVATIIVPIMNDSQDILGYMCGTLDLARVNSIVQNIQIGENGYAFLMTQHGLIAAHKNMDLVFNYKNIADLGEENADKSEIENFILEAGLGKSNITDMNLDGEEVYISYKNPEGTPWVLGVVAPSKEVLHNINKISIIQTILAIIAIIISILISLIIRKNINKELKRIIKYSEELSNYNLSYKDNSNIRNSEFKKAIYSLNSSVDALNETVTEVKTSSYDISSSSLEIDNMITDISSELDQSVAAVEEISASMDGCFESVNKVNDLVQKVDNSVTVSVNISSKVMDLSDKIKSQSNNLHKDAISSMNTLDEIYSKCKGELEEALKKVSVVKNISTMSDSIMSISEQTNLLSLNAAIEAARAGEHGQGFAVVANEVKKLAEQSTETVGNIKNQVTEALDAVNSLSLTSKRLLDIVEKDVMNNYNKIIDATVDYQDAGVSVKQISEDFSSISREIRNSMNNMTNNIDGLMESIKEVRSSTNIIVDNMSHISSKNEEIVDKAHNNRDKSDNLINLVDKFTI